In Agarivorans gilvus, one genomic interval encodes:
- a CDS encoding LysR substrate-binding domain-containing protein, translating to MLELKHLRCIQAIATSSSLKSAAEKLFITDSALSHQLKDLEQRIGESLVIRKQQPPRLTASGQTLLQLAQQVLPLIKHTEQQLNSPQQRLNLALDCHACFQWLVPSLRQFQQQWPSVNSHFCHDRDYQGLPLLLAGEADLLLSSEFIPQAQLCYQALFEYEMVLIASPQQPFSPNQPIVAADLQQHTLISYPVAKQRLDVYNYLLKPQALEPAQWKYADNPATLVQMVAANMGVAAMPYWAVENYLQQQLIQQHSFEPAIWRPMYAVYRNDADNPQLLERFVQLIKQYALSHLAGCRKLPKEP from the coding sequence ATGTTAGAACTAAAGCACCTGCGCTGTATTCAAGCCATTGCCACTAGTTCCTCCTTAAAAAGTGCCGCCGAAAAACTGTTTATTACCGACTCGGCGCTATCTCATCAACTCAAAGATTTAGAGCAACGCATCGGCGAGTCATTGGTGATCAGAAAACAACAACCGCCTCGTCTCACTGCGAGTGGTCAAACCCTACTACAACTCGCGCAACAGGTATTGCCGCTCATCAAACATACCGAGCAACAGTTAAACAGTCCGCAGCAACGACTTAACTTAGCCCTTGATTGCCATGCTTGTTTTCAGTGGCTAGTACCCAGCTTGCGCCAATTTCAGCAGCAATGGCCCAGTGTGAATAGTCATTTTTGCCATGACCGGGATTACCAAGGTCTGCCCTTGCTGTTGGCTGGCGAGGCGGACTTGCTACTGAGTTCAGAATTTATTCCGCAAGCCCAGCTTTGTTATCAAGCGCTATTTGAATATGAAATGGTATTAATTGCCTCACCGCAGCAACCATTTAGCCCCAACCAGCCAATCGTAGCCGCCGATCTGCAGCAACATACTCTCATTAGTTATCCGGTGGCCAAACAGCGGCTAGATGTTTATAACTACTTGCTCAAGCCGCAGGCGCTAGAGCCGGCACAATGGAAATACGCCGACAATCCAGCCACCTTGGTGCAAATGGTCGCCGCCAACATGGGCGTCGCCGCCATGCCTTATTGGGCCGTAGAAAACTACCTACAACAACAACTGATTCAACAACACTCCTTCGAGCCTGCCATTTGGCGACCCATGTATGCGGTATACCGTAACGATGCCGACAACCCACAACTATTAGAACGTTTTGTACAATTGATTAAGCAGTATGCCTTAAGCCACCTAGCAGGCTGTAGAAAACTCCCTAAAGAGCCGTAA
- a CDS encoding GGDEF domain-containing protein, translating to MVAGWSPVEYTERKMSLVMHLAGFIPSAYFTIFHLLFGITWFGLIVLPCTLAVLISLFLLFNQPESQRYKTADMWFLLLAIPPVLVALTQSQMHGQYFVPALILACFIHLPLYVAERLVFAVSLAAIILGMQHLGLHQGLRFTLGVIASHIFAWGLARVLVKQNIELKELAFMDSLTRCYNRRALFDELQKAQQQYKRSKIHCSLIMLDLDHFKQINDQHGHPLGDQILLWFSGFLQQHTRVNDRVFRYGGEEFIILLHDAEFDMAYQTSEKLLAELINQPAPKELKVSFSAGIASFNGKESIDDWLERADQALYQAKQAGRQQTWPKQITTLKQS from the coding sequence ATGGTAGCGGGATGGTCTCCTGTCGAATACACAGAACGCAAGATGAGTCTGGTGATGCACCTAGCAGGCTTCATTCCTAGTGCGTACTTCACCATCTTTCATTTGCTGTTTGGCATAACCTGGTTTGGCTTGATTGTTTTACCCTGTACCTTGGCTGTTTTAATCTCATTATTTCTGCTGTTTAACCAACCCGAGTCTCAGCGCTATAAAACCGCCGACATGTGGTTTTTATTATTGGCTATTCCCCCGGTATTGGTGGCGCTTACCCAATCGCAAATGCATGGCCAATACTTTGTTCCGGCATTAATTTTGGCTTGTTTTATTCACCTGCCACTGTATGTCGCCGAGCGCTTAGTGTTTGCCGTAAGCCTTGCGGCAATCATCTTGGGTATGCAACACCTTGGTTTACATCAAGGTTTACGTTTTACTCTTGGCGTGATTGCCTCCCATATTTTTGCCTGGGGGCTAGCCAGAGTATTGGTAAAACAAAACATTGAATTAAAAGAGCTGGCCTTTATGGACTCGCTAACCCGCTGCTACAACCGGCGGGCCTTGTTTGACGAACTACAAAAGGCCCAGCAGCAATATAAACGCAGTAAAATTCACTGTAGCCTGATCATGTTGGATTTGGATCACTTCAAGCAAATCAACGATCAACATGGCCATCCACTTGGTGACCAAATTTTGCTGTGGTTTAGCGGCTTTCTGCAGCAGCATACCCGAGTTAACGATCGGGTATTTCGTTATGGCGGAGAAGAATTTATTATTTTACTACACGACGCAGAATTCGATATGGCCTATCAAACCAGCGAAAAACTGCTAGCGGAATTAATCAATCAACCCGCTCCCAAAGAATTAAAGGTGAGTTTTTCGGCGGGCATTGCCAGTTTTAATGGCAAAGAAAGTATCGATGACTGGCTAGAGCGTGCCGACCAAGCCTTGTATCAGGCTAAACAAGCTGGTCGCCAACAAACTTGGCCCAAGCAAATCACCACGCTCAAACAAAGCTAA